The DNA window CGTGTTCAACAACCCAAATAAAGCATAAGAAGTACCATGGAAGGTCCTTTGGTGGGTGATGGAGGAGAAAgaaattcataataaatatgtaaaattCATAAAGGACATGTATGACGGAGTTGTCACTGGCTTGAGAACTAGTAAGAGATACAAAGGAGTTGATTTTCCTATAACCGTGGGTTTTCACTGAGGATCGTCATTGAGGTACTACTTGTTTACTCTAGTTATTAATGAACTAACCAACATAATACTATGTGAGGTCCTACACCATTTGCTGATGAAATTGTGTTAATCGACGAAACCAGTAAGGGTGTCAACCGAAAACTTGAACTGTTTAGAAGCACTTTAGAGAGCAAGGGTTTTCGGATACGATGAGTAAAATTAAGACTAAATATATGCTCTTAACTCTAAAGTTTAGTCAACATGAGAAGAACTAAATTGAGGTGAAACTAGACTGGATTGACGTGCCTAAATGCAAACAATTTAGATATCTAGACTCTCGTTGTTCCAGAAGGATGAAGTGATAGATGAAGATGTTACTCAATAGAATTAAAACTGGATGATTTAAATGGAGAAATATTATGTGATAGATTTTAAGCTTTACATAATAATTATAAGACCGACAATGAATGTTGGGCCTCTAAAGTGCAACATATCCACAAGATAAGTGTCGCAGAGATGCGATACTAAGATGGATGTGCGACGATGCATAATTATATGAGACTAAAAATGACCACATTTGCTAGAAGGTGCAAGTAGCATACATTAATGATTAAATGAGAGAAGGTTGCTTGAGATGGTTTTGTCATGTCCTACATGACTTCCAGATTACATAGGGGTGAAACCATAATGAGAGTAGGTCGCTTGAGATAGTGTGACTCTGCCGACAACTGCCATCACGTGGAGGCATGGTCTCCAAGTTTGAGCTCTGCTTACAGAATCTCAAGAAATACCGAATGAGCCAAGGTAGAAGACGAAGTTAAGGATAAAACCCATGCTAGTACTAGATCTATACCATCAATTCAAAAACTTATAGGAGTATAATGCCATCGAAGGAGATTCTTGCACATAAAGCCTAGCAGGCAAGGCAATGTTTTAAAGAACAAACTCAATAACTGAAAGTTACATCAAGTTTCAAAAAGGAGTGTGCGTGCAGGATCGACGGGTGTGACAAGTACAATAAATTTACAATGGTGTTGCAGTCCTcacattaatattttaaagaacTTACGCTTGCTCCAATGGCcaccaaacttttattttagCGCCGATCAGTTCTGCACCATAATCTTTGCTCGTACGAGCGCTTTCAGAATCCTGAATGGAAAAATTAGAGCCACGGTGCTTCAGAATTTGAAAGCATTCAAAACcacttttttcttaaaaatccTTTTAATCTCCTTCTCGTGACTCAGCCCCTCAACCTACTGGTTGAAGGTGGAGGAGGCTAATCACTAAGCTATTCTTCTCTAGTCAGGAGAACCACTTTTAAAACAAAGCGGAATTACCGTCATTTCTATGATATGTAATGAATTATGGAAAGATTGGTATCTGCTCAACTTCAAAAGagggaaaatatttttgttgcaAAAGTTGTCACATTAAAGAGCCAGAAAATAGTTTCCGGTGAAGGGAAGTTCTTAAAAATCAGTGAAGTTGCAAAATGTAAGATACCAAATCAGTTTATGAAGCATTTCAACAGCTTACATCCATTCATACAAAGCTCTGATAATTGCATATATGGAGGTTACACAGATAGGAGATAAATCTACATATAGTTATAGATCAGTACCTCATGTTTCCTTGTTGCCAACTTCCTCCCGGATTTATAATTAGCACATTTGTTTATGTGATTTTCATCTTTGACTGATAATTTAGTAGCCTGTGCAGCTCACAAGTAAAAAAGAGAATtgcaaaaggaaaataataatttggtcattgcataaataaattagaaaagatCTTGAAATAACTGTTACTGAGCTGTACGGTTGTCAACCTTATCTCCAGATTCTTCAATATtagttgttttcttcttcttcttcctcagttTCATTCCAAAAATTTGTTGCAGTGTTGGCTCCTTGTGTTCTTTGAggtttccttcttcattttttatgctAGATTCAGATGTTCTCTCGGCGTCACAATCTGAAGCAGACTCATTCTTCCTTGAGTCGCTTCCTCGTTTTCTTTTGGCACATAGTGTGCGCTTGGTTCTCTCTCCCCAAGTGAGACCTAAATGAAGAGAATCTTTTTTCTGAACTTGGGATTGCGGCACATCTCCTATTGGAATTAACACAACCagctcatcatcatcatttatcGGGATCTCTTTTCTCTTGGGCTGACACAAATGACCATGACTACCTGTAAGTTCATGACTTCCAGTCCCTTCCTGGTTTTCTTTTGGCACATTTGTTGCTGGTTGCACATCTTCTGGATTGACAGGTTTCATGATGTTTGTTGTACAAGTATCCTTTAGCTTCTCCCTGTGAGTGTCATCCTGCCGCGCTGGCTCACAACATTTAGCCTCAGATGGACCAACTTTTATGTGATGTACAGTATCAGGTGCATTTTCAGTTGCcatctgataaaaaaaataagagaagaggaaatgaaaaaaatctgTTAATACTATTATCTATTCACAACTGAAACTGTTGTAGCATCCTAGTAATAATTAAACACAATAGAAGCACTTAGTCTCCTTGGCATCCCCTGCTCTTTGGGCTGAATATTGCATTAGAGCCAATACCAAAATCTTGTTAACTAAATGCAACACTAGAGTATATTCTAATGTAAACTGAGTGGAGTTATTCTAATGTTGGTTCTAACTCCTTTGAGTGATGTATGTTTACAATAAGGAAAAGTTCTTTAAAAACTGTATGTTTCTGCAAAGggaaaaaatctttaaaaactgTATGTTTCTGTAAAGATATGGCATTTGGGTCTAACtaaaccccaaaagctagcttatGAAAGGCAGGATAGCCAAGTTCATATAAGCACACCACTCCATTCACGCCCCCAACTGAAGCTTGGACCAGGAGCCCAAAGAGGGATGTGGTTGGCATTTATATAGAGCAAAACTGCAGTAATGAGACAGAGGTGCTAATTTTATCAACGATATGAAGTTACTGAGTATCTAGTCTACCATCGCTCAcaagaaagaaggaaaatacgACATTTTTAAGCATGATGTTTATGCCCACTTATATGTGTAAATGAATGCTTGGATGTATAGACAATGAAAGTGAAGTATCAACATTAAACAAAGCATCATATCAATAAACATTTCTCTAGAAAACCAAGCAGCCATTGTTTAGGTGTAGACAAGATAGTTATGAATAAAACATAccatttcttttccttttggcATTTCATTGCATAATAAGGCAACCGTTTCGGCATAATCACCAGAATTTAAGCTCATTGACTTTAGGGCTTCTGCAAAGTAAGGTTTAACAATGGCAGCACAGTCTTTTAGGACTTCCTCCACCAAGTGTGATGCAACGGGTGAATCCATCTGGATAAAAGAAACTACTGGATTAGAAAAGTGCCAAAGAAATATTCTTAACAAAGAGGTTCATAGGAGATTGATTATTACCTGATTATCAATTTTGAGACTATCAAGAAGAAGCCGTAGAAGATCTACTGAGATTTCATCACTGCCTTTTATGAGCCGAGTCATGATTTCTTTCATCCAAGTGAATATATTATGAGGATGGTAGGGCCTtcatagaaaatataaatattactatAGCCAGCATCTCAGAGAAATATTATCTCTAGAATAACCTTATGCTCATACACTGGCACAAAATTGCATAGTTTACAATGTCAACAGTCTCCTACATGCTTAGGTGTGACTCAAATGGAGTATATGCAAGCAACTGAATAGCACGTACGGTTGAGCAGTGTTTCAATGCATAAGCGTATTTCAGATAATATTACTTTTAATGGATAAGCAGTTAAAATACAAAACACACTGCAACATCCTTATGAAATTTACATTTCACCCAAATTTAATCCGAAGGTAATTGACTTTGTTGTTGGAAAGAAACAAACCGGAACTCTACATAACATTGAAGAATCAGAGAATAATGATAATATCCATGGAAAAGAGAATTTTGACAGAATACCTGATGACCTCGAGAAAGACTTTGAATATCTCGATGATTAGCTTTTCATTTTCGAGGTCCAATACCACTGCACTTAACCTTACTTTTGTGAATATTTCCAGAACTCGGACCACCTTCCGGTAGCTGCGGCTAGTAACATCAGCTAACTTTTTTAAAGCCATTACAGTTAGCCGGAGAATTTCCTGACAAAGAAAATGGCCAGggtgaaaaaaggaaaaaatattgatgTAAAAACAGAAAGATAAGTTAGAATGGTGTAGTTCTACCTCCATTTGTCTATGATCATTGTAAGGGTACTTTGGGGCATATATTCGAGAAATTTCAGTGATACAAGAAATCACTGAAACTTTGACATCTTCACTCGTATGCCCCAATAGATCATTCCTAACCAGTGCTTTCATTAAAGGTTTAATTGCACTTGTGGTCGAATCAAATGGGTCCTGACTTACCATTTTCAGTAAAGACTCAACTTTCTGACAAAGAAAAGGGGAAAACAGTAAGCCATAAATTGCATGAATTtaacaggaaaaaaaaagattatcaCTTCCATTTTCCAGTCCAAAATCGTTATAGTAGAACAGCAATTCCCACTTCCATCTCATTTTTTGTTGTGATTTCATctcattcaaataaaaaaattgatttttaccTGAAGAAGTTTGAAGAGCTCATCAATGGAAGAGGGAGGATTCATGAGGCTCATCCCATAAGCTGTGAACTCGTCTTCCATCTTTTTCCAGTCAGCACAGGAGGAGCCAGAACTAGCCATTGCCAGAAGAACTCTGTTTCAAAAACAAGAACTGTAGCAAAAATTAACACTTCAACAAAGAAATGCAGAGTAGCAAAATAACACTTCTATCAAGAACTGTAGCAAAAGTAGCATTTAAACAAAAGATTTTTACAAACTCACGTTTTTTCAATTTGCTTACTTGTATGCAATAGGAACGTTAGTACCTATGCAAAAGTGCAAACAGAGCAAATGGCCAAATGGGGAGTTACCGCTTTCAACTTTAATGTTGAAGTGATGAGAGGAATTGACAGTTTTATCCTTTAAATGATATTTGGAATTTGAGTGCTTTGGGTAATGTCCGAggtataactttttttaaaatattaatgtgACTTACACTTGTCCTACGTGACATAAAACAATTCATGTGATATACTTTTGtcctttataataatttatgtgAGATATTCTTGTTCTAACAAGGCAATTCGTGAGATACTTTTGTTCTAACATGATAATTCACGTGAAATACTCTTGTCTTAACATGATAATTCACGTGAAATATActcgtcctacatgacaattcaCGTGAGATATACTCCTCCTACACAACAATTCATGTGAGGTACTCTTGTCCTGACATGACAATTCATATGAGATACAGTAATCCTACATCACAATTCACGTGAGATACACtcatcctacatgacaattcaCATGAGATACATTTGTCTTTAATGACAATTCACATGAAATACACTCATCTTAAATGGCAATTCATATTAAATACACTCATCCTATATGACAATTCACATGAGATACACTCGTTTTACaacaattgatttatattatttatgacttatgtatttacttatttaactttatactaatttaaatatatttatgtacattcaaagttaaaagacataaatatcAATTTGCAAGTTATAGAGGATGCTTATATCATTTTATATCAcgaaacaaaatcaaacaaaatgaaGTGCAACGAAGGGTTGTACCTTAATTTTCGGtaacacacatcaagaaattttATACAAAACAGGTAGGGGCCAGGTCACTTCCGACGTGGAAAAGCACCAGGTTGTTGAGAATCCGCCAACTCATCAAAATGCCACGTCACCCTGGGAACCTACTAGCTTCTCGGGCCAACGGGTCAGGCTTGTCGGATCAACAAATTGGGAAAGGAATAACCCGGTTAGGTCGGAATTCGAACTGGTAATCGGAATACAATCGGAGCTCCACCAGGCAACATCGGCTTGATCAGCCAACCGCAACAACAGCAGAAATCAAGTCCGAGGAGAGTAGTGCACAGAAAATCCCTTAGCCGATTCTCCGAGTCGGAGCTGAATTTTCCGTTTTGGGAAAGGAATGGTTCCCGTGCTACTGTTGTTGATGTCACTCTCCCTTTACggccttctttctttttttcctcaaTCTCATCTCTGAGTTCACATCCTCTTATATCTCCGCTGCCTCAGAAGTTGTGCAGGTAATTTGTTTGTTTCCGCTGCCTCAGAAGTTGTGCATCTTTTGTCTGCGCTGCCTCAGAAGTTGTGCAGATGATTTGTTTGTTTCCGCTGCTCGGAAGTTGTGCATCTTTTGTCTCCGCTGCCTCAGAAGTTGTGCAGGTAATTGGTTTGTCTCGCTGCCTCAGAAGCTGTGCAGGTAACTGGAATGTAGCAGTTTCTATTCATAATGAAGATCAGTATTCGGATATGAACTCTTTCAGTTTTGGAAAATATACCgcttatattatatatgttcagAAATTCGATGGAATCATGTATCTAATTTACTCTGTAGGTAGACATGGTTGCTTATACTAGTAAATAAgctcatattcatattcatattcatattcataaaaaataagcTGATTTTCGTTTTTACAAGTTGGTCTTATGCTTGCTTGGATCCGAACTTTCAAGAGAACTCAAATTTATCTTTTCTATTTTAAGCTAGAAAACACAATTTTGCAATGCATAGCTCCTTTGAGCTTCGATCAACTTCAGTTGATTAATGTATTTGTAGGTTTCATATGGGTCAGTATTAAGTTGATGCATGAGAGGAACACAATTTCGATTGAATTCCCATATGATGTGCTCTATGATTCCAATAGTGGGCAAAAGAAAAGACAATGGTCGACTAACAAATAAGGGTAGTAGAATATCATATTTGatgaaaggaaaaaggaaacaaTAATTGGAATCCATAGTTGTGGATACTGAAACCAGTATGGGGCTTATGTTGGCTTAACACAATGAAAAAAGACGGAACTAATTGATTAAACTTCCAATAGTCTTCCATGGAAAAGATGGGTTATCCCACTTTCAGAAATATGTCAACTTTCTAATGACAACATGGAAACAGAGTACTCCCCCCCTCAATTTCATCCTTTAGTTGCAAAAACAGCCTCGATAAGTTTATCATTATTCGGATTAGGAGCTCCTTTTAGTTTTGATTCTCTCTTTCGGAAATGAAATtcgaagaagaagagaaaaccATTTTCTGAAGACAAATCATCTTATAAGCACGAGGCAATGGGAAATGAGTGGTTGGAAACTTAGCTATGAATACCCTTACATATCATGATTAGAACCAAAACATGATTGAATTTGCTACTTCTTTCATCCATTGGAAACTTGGTTACAATTATTAAATCTACGCTTATTCCGTAGCATGGATGAATTAGGccacaaattattttatacttatCCAACAAACCCAAACGACTTCAATATGAATTTCTTCATCTTACTTATCTTCTTCTGATATCtctacaaatttatttatttaaaaatcaaacagtTCAGAATTTCGGATGTGTTACACTTAGACATATAGTGAAAccacaaacaatttgaaatcaCGGATGCAGAATTTGAATTCTATGGGTTAAGAATTCCCCATCATACATATAAGCCGATGAGGAATTGACAGTTTTATCCTTTAGATATTATTTGGAACTTGGGTACAATGGGTAGTGTCATGCTTGATTGAGGTCTAATTTGGAAAAGTACCATGATGACCACTGTACTGTGGCGACTAATAATTCTCTTTATAGTAATTTCTTTCCTCTTTTTGACAATTCATGACATGACAATCCATGTAAATTACACTCATTAAGGACAAGTGTAATTCACAAGTGTAACAAACGTAATATAATTGTAAATTAATTGAgtaatttatcaataaaatattacaaGTGTAATTTTTATTGACTCATATGATAATTTGATGATTAACAAACGTAAAATACTTGTTAAATTAATTGAGTAATTTAACCTGTGAAGGTTCTATCAACAAAAGTGTCTATTGACTAAACTTTGAAAGAGCAAAGTACGCAAACCCTACCCTATGATTGCCTAAACTTATGTCCGGCGCCGGTGGAGGTCAGCCTTTGAAGGTGGCTGACCCTCCTTTGTTAACAAGTAGTTTGGAGTTTCCAGTTCTAGGAGGCAACAAAACAAATGATAACTTGAATACTTATTCTTTCACCAAGGACGTCTCCTTTTCAAACCTGTTATAAAACCAAGAATATGTGTCAATGGAAGTCCCCAGCAAGTCAGTAACATATGTGGATGGGATACCACATATTCAGTGGACAGTGGCAGAAGTGGAACAAATGAACATTaaagaggatttttttttttgagaat is part of the Solanum stenotomum isolate F172 chromosome 8, ASM1918654v1, whole genome shotgun sequence genome and encodes:
- the LOC125872209 gene encoding sister chromatid cohesion protein PDS5 homolog D-like isoform X2, with the protein product MASSGSSCADWKKMEDEFTAYGMSLMNPPSSIDELFKLLQKVESLLKMVSQDPFDSTTSAIKPLMKALVRNDLLGHTSEDVKVSVISCITEISRIYAPKYPYNDHRQMEEILRLTVMALKKLADVTSRSYRKVVRVLEIFTKVRLSAVVLDLENEKLIIEIFKVFLEVIRPYHPHNIFTWMKEIMTRLIKGSDEISVDLLRLLLDSLKIDNQMDSPVASHLVEEVLKDCAAIVKPYFAEALKSMSLNSGDYAETVALLCNEMPKGKEMMATENAPDTVHHIKVGPSEAKCCEPARQDDTHREKLKDTCTTNIMKPVNPEDVQPATNVPKENQEGTGSHELTGSHGHLCQPKRKEIPINDDDELVVLIPIGDVPQSQVQKKDSLHLGLTWGERTKRTLCAKRKRGSDSRKNESASDCDAERTSESSIKNEEGNLKEHKEPTLQQIFGMKLRKKKKKTTNIEESGDKDSESARTSKDYGAELIGAKIKVWWPLEQAFYEGVISSFDSETNKHKVVYDDGEVEKLRLHKERWEMLEDNSSQKDSKRTCTIKDYGKELVGARIKVWWPLDEKFYGGVVSSFDPVERKHKVVYDDGEAEKLRLHKERWEMLEDNSTQKDHGLDFQGHAVSSAT
- the LOC125872209 gene encoding sister chromatid cohesion protein PDS5 homolog D-like isoform X1; the encoded protein is MASSGSSCADWKKMEDEFTAYGMSLMNPPSSIDELFKLLQKVESLLKMVSQDPFDSTTSAIKPLMKALVRNDLLGHTSEDVKVSVISCITEISRIYAPKYPYNDHRQMEEILRLTVMALKKLADVTSRSYRKVVRVLEIFTKVRLSAVVLDLENEKLIIEIFKVFLEVIRPYHPHNIFTWMKEIMTRLIKGSDEISVDLLRLLLDSLKIDNQMDSPVASHLVEEVLKDCAAIVKPYFAEALKSMSLNSGDYAETVALLCNEMPKGKEMMATENAPDTVHHIKVGPSEAKCCEPARQDDTHREKLKDTCTTNIMKPVNPEDVQPATNVPKENQEGTGSHELTGSHGHLCQPKRKEIPINDDDELVVLIPIGDVPQSQVQKKDSLHLGLTWGERTKRTLCAKRKRGSDSRKNESASDCDAERTSESSIKNEEGNLKEHKEPTLQQIFGMKLRKKKKKTTNIEESGDKDSESARTSKDYGAELIGAKIKVWWPLEQAFYEGVISSFDSETNKHKVVYDDGEVEKLRLHKERWEMLEDNSSQKDSKRPCSIKDYGKELVGDRIKVWWPLDEKFYEGVISSFDSETNKYEVVYDDGEVEILRLHKERWKMLEDNSSRKDSKRTCTIKDYGKELVGARIKVWWPLDEKFYGGVVSSFDPVERKHKVVYDDGEAEKLRLHKERWEMLEDNSTQKDHGLDFQGHAVSSATS